TCAATAACAAAAAATCCACTTGTAAACAAATCCATCACCCATCTAGCCATCACAACTTTCGTTGAAGCTTTTTTGAGGAAGGTAGAAAAGGCATGCTTGATAACATGAGTGAAGTGAAATATTGCTTATATgagaaaaatgaattttattattttgcttattAGAGAGAAAGTATTGGAGATGTCATATGTGATTTTTGATAAATAACATCCCTttacttaatattaaaaaacctCAATATTTATCTGTTTATCAAATGAAAAGCAAAAATATACCTCCTTTCTTTCCctgaaaaaaaatatgaagtGAGAAATGAAAGAGCAAAAATAACCTTGAAGTGCTGCCATCTTCACTGGTCGACGTATGATTCTGATTTGGATTTAAGTGTTTGTTTATGTGTGTCTCAAAACATTTCAAGCATCAAGAACCactattttctttctttaagtttgttttttttttttttaatttttaatttcttttgttaaCTCAAGACTATGTTATTGACTTATTGAGTTATCGAATGACTTTATGTGCTAAAATTGTTTAGCTTACTTATATGTCATTATAGTTTCAtgttgttttaacttttaagtattaaatatgttttaaaattaatttcggAACTTTTTAGCGAAATTGTATGCCTCGAAATAAAAAAGCCTGCGCCTTGCACCTTGGAAAAAAAGGACCTTTTGCTCGTGGGTGCGCTTCATGCCTCTTAAAACTAAGGGGACAATTGGTGTTGTCTATTGTGTTGGGTGGAGGTAGTCTTCTTTTTAATATTGAATGGGATGCCCATTTTCTTCATTCCTCTTCTATACTTAATATTGTATTtgcttaaaaatgaaaattttacctATTCATTATCATTGTGCTTCCGATTTGATCTAACTCTTTTTTGAATCATTTTACACTATTTTTTTCATAGTAAACtacataaattgaaaattttgatttattcaTCGTACATGATTGTTATATTTGTCTTGTGGGCttattaaaagtttttatttctGCAGGAATTATATATACACATTGGGTGGCCTCTGTATCGGAAGTATGGACATGCTTTTGAGGTgtgaattttattttgttgtttcttttgtaATTTGTTTCCAAGATCCCATTTTCGTCAATAGTTTTTGTATTTAAAAGTGTCTTTCATTATGAAGTATGGACATGCTTTCAAGGtgtgaatttgatttttgtCGTTTCTCTTATAATTTGTTTCCAAGGTCTCATTTTCTCTTGTAGTTTAttgtatttttgaaattgtCTTTCATGATGGTAGGCATTCAAGGTTATAGTGACCGACCCTGACACAATTTTGGATCCACTTACATATGAAGTCAAAGAAACTGGTCCTGATGGTCAAGAGGTATGCAAATttgatcactttttttttttgttgagttaGTGTTATTGGCTCTTATTCGATGACCGCTGCAGGTTACAAAAGTTCTCCCTGCTGTGACCCCAGAGATAAAGGATGCTTTGATTAAGAATATTAGGCGAAGAATGACTCCTCAGCCTCTGAAAATCCGTGCTGATATCGAGATGAAGTGTTTCCAGTTTGATGGAGTTCTTCATATAAAGGTAAGGTGCTATTATTTGTTGAACAAGGAACAGATCACCTTGATATTTTGGTGAGTGTAGATTCTCATTGAAATAGGCTCAGTTGCATTAGTATGGTTATTAACTTTGATTGATGTCCTTAAGACTGTATGTTATATTTCTTCATACAAAGGATCTTAGAGTGTTCATTATCGTTGTGGTTATTATATATGTGGTATCTTGAGCCATTGTTTCATATTTGTACTATTGAACATCAGTATTTGAAGCTACCTGGTAACTTCACCTGTTCACCTTGCTAGATTGGTCATTAGCCAGTAATTTTGGGGATTGAAATGATAAACATTGCTGCGTGAGTTTATGAAGTCATTTGTGGTACATCTGTATTCGATTAACCTATTCCATTTGTTGTGTGTCTGTAGTACTATATTATATTCTAGTCAAGTGTTCTAGAATTAATTTGATCTCTAAATAGCTGGAGTGCATAAAATTATCTGATGAATGCAGCTCTCGTTGTCGAGGCTTTTGAGAAAAGAGTGCCATGTGACCATATCTCCTTTGAATCTAACGATTTTGAAtgtcttgttttttttttttagtttttttttaattattctggTAGCTGTgctttttataaattttgttgGCTGATAAATCTTCTTGCAGGATGCCATGCGTAAAGCTGAAGCTGCTGGAACAAATGACTGCCCTGTGAAAATTAAACTAGTTGCACCACCGCTTTATGTCCTTACCACTCAGACCCTTGATAAGGTTGGTGTCTTATTTTGAGCTCAACTTGTTTTATCTtgcaaatttttatatgtgGACATGTCTTGTGTATATAGATGGTTTGTTATTGCGACTTCTCTGATAATGACTTCCTTCACTTAGTTGTTGTCTGCTTGAGCATTATCCTGTTCTATCCAATTCTATACTGTCCATGGTGTTTTTCATTGTAATTATTTATGGTTGTTAGCATTGTTACGGAAGCTGGAGGATTCATTTGTTATATCGAGTATTTGTTGGTTTTTCACTTTGTGTTTTGTTGGTTTTTCACACTTGATTGTGATCTTCAAAGTTGGTGTACAAAGCAAGACTGCAATACATCGAGTATTTGCATATTGTCCAAAGCTGTTTTCCTGTGATTTTCCAGTTAGAAATTAGTTGATGGGAACTTCTATGTGCTTTGTGCTGTAGATGTATCATTTCCTGTACTATGTACAAGAACACCTGTTGCTGCAATTCATGCTATGAAATCCCTTTATTATTGCTGGATATGCTTCTCGTGAAAAAATGTTGCCATTCTTCTTTTAACCATGTATCAATGAACTGCTACAGAAACAGCTTTTGATGAAATGCCCTTGTTGATATCTGATATTGACTAGTTCAATACCTTTTCGATTGTAACTCATGAAAGCAATTTCATACTTATCCTTGATAATTGTTGATTCTAAATTACTCTGAAAATTTTCTGTGATTGCCTAGCTCCAAAAATTAATTAGTAGTTATCGTAGTCCGTGACATTCTAAAATGCCTAATTTTTCTTTAGATCTTTATATCTCAAGGTACCTAGCTAAATTATGGTCTTGTTGTTCCCTGTAGGAACAAGGTATTGCGACCCTTAACAAGGCAATTGTGGCTTGTACTGAAGAAATTGAACGCCACAAAGGAAAATTGGTGGTGAAGGATGCGCCAAGAACTGTAACTGATCAAATCTTACTCCTTTTTCTCtcatttctattatatgttgtGTTCGTTTTTGCATATGTCCTGCTCCCTTGGTGTATGTTTGGTTTCGATAGTTTATATTACAAGTTAAATTAAAGTTTACACCTTAGAATATTTTCCCTGGATTAACTGTTATATCGTTTGAATGCAGGTGAGTGAAATTGATGATAAACTTCTTCGAGAGCAAATggataatttatcaaaaatgaatgaagaagCCAATGGCGATTCTGAcagtgaggaagaagaagacaCCGGCATGGGTGATGTGGATGTTGAAAATGCCGGTTTTCATGAGTAGTTAAGAATTTGAAGCGATGGTTTTTACCTTGCTGTTTTGTCAACTATACATGGCCAGAtgagcttttttttttgttattattttattacatgGCCAGAtgagcttttttttttaattttattttttattttttttggctttttgaaGGTTTATAATGAAGTATTTTGGTTTACTATTGCTTCAAATTCAGTGAAGGACAACTAATTAATATCGAGTATATGCGGCACTTTTGCAAGTGAACACTTGAATGCTTTCATTCATATTTTGCACACGTTATTATCATTTGGATTTGTTTGGTTGTTGATAGTAAATGACAATAACAAAATACttttaattgtaaaatttaTCCACCATATCATTCTCATTGTAATAAAGTTCAatcataaaaagtttttttttaacaattttccactattatttattgaaaaaattgtaaataactACT
The Amaranthus tricolor cultivar Red isolate AtriRed21 chromosome 11, ASM2621246v1, whole genome shotgun sequence DNA segment above includes these coding regions:
- the LOC130827199 gene encoding eukaryotic translation initiation factor 2 subunit alpha homolog, with protein sequence MASGGPNLECRMYEAKYPEVDMAVMIQVNNIADMGAYVSLLEYNNIEGMILFSELSRRRIRSVNSLIRVGRIEPVMVLRVDRDKGYIDLSKRRVSEEDIARCEERYNKSKLVHSIMRHVAETTNIDLEELYIHIGWPLYRKYGHAFEAFKVIVTDPDTILDPLTYEVKETGPDGQEVTKVLPAVTPEIKDALIKNIRRRMTPQPLKIRADIEMKCFQFDGVLHIKDAMRKAEAAGTNDCPVKIKLVAPPLYVLTTQTLDKEQGIATLNKAIVACTEEIERHKGKLVVKDAPRTVSEIDDKLLREQMDNLSKMNEEANGDSDSEEEEDTGMGDVDVENAGFHE